A region of Haliotis asinina isolate JCU_RB_2024 chromosome 7, JCU_Hal_asi_v2, whole genome shotgun sequence DNA encodes the following proteins:
- the LOC137291035 gene encoding mesoderm induction early response protein 1-like — translation MAEPAGSESSSPETDKDFDPSADMLVHDYDDEHTLDEEEALSGESCSNELDDLAKEGDMPIEDLLAMYGCGQPNEDDAHDNTRSSSEEEILSNHDLTLDKDEIARDLLKNNSEADDKETSVTDLFETVATSHTARLLRSSSRPGSEDDSEDSEEDVDYKPEHEEDWKKVIQVGHDYQAVVPEGLSKYGDAPAYENEDRLLWNPSKTENDTVEKYLKDVHEQNLMNAQGVNCIPTGTHVRDDEQALYLLLQCGHNVEEALRRRKMQAVPTSDPMSLWSEEECRNFENGLRTYGKNFYLIQQNKVRTRSVGELVQFYYLWKKTERHDIFAHKNRLEKRKYALHPGVTDYMDRFLDDQEAVNPPRDRSASPNLNSLIYGDPKRTHIKQELEEQASCPPESKEKVSEVCTASTTAVALSPDRKDSQSRSESVSVKTDTNLNGSAEDLHEPPSKRLKSENKEKSISEPLKCVSGNHIDSLQPLPLNTTVNSIVAVSPVSAHVLAGSGEPVLQSHVISPQTIESSEMNHV, via the exons ATGGCGGAG CCGGCAGGGAGCGAATCTAGCAGCCCTG AAACTGACAAAGACTTCGATCCATCGGCAGACATGCTTGTTCATGATTATGATGACGAGCACACTCTAGACGAGGAAGAAGCCCTTAGTGGAGAAAGCTGTTCTAATGAATTAGACGATCTAGCAAAG GAAGGGGACATGCCTATCGAAGACCTGCTAGCTATGTATGGATGTGGTCAGCCCAATGAGGATGATGCACATGATAACACACGATCCAGCAGCGAGGAAGAGATTCTCAGTAACCATGACCTTACGCTTGATAAAGATGAGATTGCCCGAGATTTGCTCAAGAACAACAGTGAAGCTGATGACAAGGAAACCAGCGTTACTGACCTGTTTGAAACAGTTGCCACGTCACACACAGCCAGGCTTTTGAGAT CAAGCAGCAGACCAGGGAGTGAAGATGACTCGGAAGACTCAGAAGAAGACGTTGATTACAAACCAGAACATGAAGAAGACTGGAAAAAG GTTATACAAGTGGGTCATGATTACCAAGCCGTGGTGCCGGAAGGTCTTAGCAAGTATGGGGATGCTCCAG CATATGAAAATGAAGACAGATTGTTATGGAATCCAAGCAAGACAGAAAATGATACAG TGGAGAAATATTTAAAGGATGTACATGAGCAGAACCTCATGAATGCCCAGGGTGTAAACTGCATCCCAACAGGGACACATGTCCGAGATGATGAGCAG GCACTGTACCTTCTACTGCAATGTGGACATAATGTTGAAGAAGCCCTCCGACGGCGGAAAATGCAAGCTGTTCCAACATCAG ATCCTATGAGCTTGTGGTCAGAGGAGGAATGTAGGAACTTTGAAAATGGACTTAGAACATATGGCAAAAACTTTTATCTTATTCAACAAAACAAG GTGCGGACACGGTCTGTAGGAGAATTAGTCCAGTTTTATTATCTATGGAAGAAAACAGAACGGCATGATATCTTTGCCCACAAAAACAGACTAGAAAAGAGGAAATATGCCTTACATCCAGGAGTCAC TGACTACATGGATCGGTTTCTGGATGATCAAGAAGCTGTGAATCCACCAAGGGACAGGTCAGCCAGTCCCAACCTCAATTCATTAATTTATGGAGATCCAAAACGAACACACATTAAACAAGAACTTGAAGAACAAGCCTCATGCCCACCAGAGTCCAAGGAGAAAGTGTCTGAAGTATGCACAGCTTCAACGACAGCTGTAGCCCTAAGTCCAGATCGCAAGGACTCACAGTCAAGGTCGGAGTCTGTCTCTGTGAAAACTGACACTAATTTAAACGGCAGTGCTGAAGACTTACATGAGCCCCCTTCCAAAAGGCTGAAGTCTGAAAACAAGGAAAAAAGTATTTCTGAACCTTTAAAATGTGTCTCTGGCAACCATATAGACAGTTTACAGCCCTTACCGTTGAACACCACAGTAAACAGTATAGTAGCAGTTAGCCCTGTTAGTGCTCATGTACTTGCTGGGAGTGGAGAGCCAGTGTTACAGTCACACGTCATCAGTCCGCAAACAATAGAGTCAAGTGAAATGAATCACGTTTAG